A stretch of DNA from Hippoglossus stenolepis isolate QCI-W04-F060 chromosome 16, HSTE1.2, whole genome shotgun sequence:
CTCTTACCTACTGGAattgcagaggtgcagaggcgGAGAGGGACCCTTTGTGGCTACAACTTGAGGCCTCTGCTGTTCAAAATTCCTCACTTCCTGcacttttgttttccagctCTGCCCTCATAGACAAGTCAATCCGATTGAACTTTACCCTAATGAATTCTTGAGAACATTAAATCAGATAAAGGTGGCTCGCTGGGCCCCTAGTGTCTCTATACACACACCAATTTTCCAAAATCACAGATTCAAGCCTAGCTCTTTGCActttggagagagagggacatcAGAACTTTCCTATATTTGTATATTGATAGCCAATTCGCTTTATTTAGTCAACTGAGTACGAATTTTAATCTTCCCAactcacatttctttttagaTATTTTCAAGCTAGGCATTACGTTTAGTGAGAGTGCCAAGACTTTAAGTCCCCCACCACCACTAACTCTCTCCATGGAAATTTCTTGCTCCCTCCGGGCTCCAAGCACCTAATATCAACATTTGTAGAATGTCTGGCTGGTCAGGTTTCTTCTGACCTCATTAGGGAGGCCTGGGCTAGGGACTTGAACTCGGATATATCAGCTGAGCTCTGGGAAGTGGCAATGACTTGGATTCATTGTTGTTCTATAAATTCACCCTACAGATTAATCCAGTACAAAGTGATGCATAGACTGCACTActcaaaaacaaagctgaacCGCATTTTCCCATCGGTCTCTTCTCAATGTGATTAATGTGGCTCTGCTGAGGGTTCACTGGCGCACTACTCTGTATAACCTTTGGACTACAATTTTTCATCGGCTCTCAAAAGCCTATTCTAATCCTTAAGGGACTATGAGTATCATAAATCTGATTTTAATTtgcaatttgttttcaaatgttacaCATCTGGGTAAACTTACTGGGCTGACGTCTGCCCATCCTTCTTTTTAGCTTTGTAGAAGTAGATTCCCAGGACAGTGGCAATAACAGCAGACACTAGGACAGCCAGGATACCTGCCACCAGCCCCGACACATCCAATCTGGGTGCATAcgcttaaaaaaacaaacatagtTACCatcaaaacattgttttttttaaactgttgtttaGTGTTGTAAACTCTTGCtcttaaactgttttcagataCACTCTTTGGTAGGTAGTATGCCAACTTCCCTCAGTAATTCATCAGTGGACAGTATAACCAAGCAGTTCAAATAAGTCTAATATAAGcaatgcaataataataataataatggtcaTGGATAGTATTAATCCTTTAAAGCATTACCTTGACTGttgacatatttggtccaaaaTTCTTCCTAAAAATGGATGCAAAAGAAAATTGAATGATATAGTTTCAATAGAACTGAAGAAAAGACACATTAGGAGTTATTAATCAGTTACATGCATAAACAGTTCTCTCTACTCAGATTGCAGTGATAATTGAAAACCATTCAAAGATGCTTCATTAAATTTATTCATTAAATTAGAAGTAAATTCAATTGAAAGCTTACAATTATTTCTGATTCCCTTTAAAATATTCTTGGTACTGTTCACACAGTTGTCACACAAATGTTCAGGCAATGTTCACCACCCTAAACTGTAAGCTGAGTCTTCAGCTGGGcaactttgaaaaaagctgTCTAGTTTCAATTGGTATGGAGAAGGGAGTCAGTGACAACCAGCAGCATTACCGTTAGAGCGTCGTCCTCAAACACCTCTCTGGCCTCCTCACGGCTGCACATCTCCTCCTGACACTCCCTCTCCAAGTCGCCAGACACCAACAGCTCAAAGTCCCAGCTGTTATAAAGCAGTGTGCGCGACAAGTAGGAGGTTGCTGACTGCTCATCCAACAACACAGGCTCTCCTGAAAGACACAAGCCTCATACACTTACAGAGTACATACTAACTGAAAGCAATACAACCCCCATGCCCCCTAAGCCTATACTAAAATGCCCTTAAGGAATATTATTTTTGAGACACATATCG
This window harbors:
- the prrg2 gene encoding transmembrane gamma-carboxyglutamic acid protein 2 codes for the protein MAAIPEMWIPALSLLQLAHCAVTSRHAQGEPVLLDEQSATSYLSRTLLYNSWDFELLVSGDLERECQEEMCSREEAREVFEDDALTEEFWTKYVNSQAYAPRLDVSGLVAGILAVLVSAVIATVLGIYFYKAKKKDGQTSAQAPVRMAADGRPAPEMVPLAGITAPGLPSYNEALNRCGQHDAPPPPYSGGAPSEPADPGDNE